The Amaranthus tricolor cultivar Red isolate AtriRed21 chromosome 14, ASM2621246v1, whole genome shotgun sequence DNA window ttacaaaatcaaaaaagaaaaagtaataaCCTTAGCAATGGACAATGGTTTCCCACCAGAAGCGCGACTAGGAGGAGAAGCAATAGAGTACCTCTCAACAGCTTTTCTCTCTCTAGTAGGTCTCTCCGATTTCGGAGTAGCAACATCCTTTGGACTCGACGGAGGACTTTCCTTCGCCTTCTTCTCaacctcttcttcttcatcctcctcttcttgTTCATCAACCTCTTCCTGTTTCTCCTCATCATCCTTCTCCTCTGCTTCCTTCATTACTTGTTCATGATCTCCCTTCCCTTTCTCAACCATcttctcatcttcttcttcctccttcactTCATCATTCTTCTCACCACCTTCTTCATCCTCATTCTTCTCTTCCATTTTTTCATCATTCCCTTCGTCATCAACCTTTTCTTCAACCTCTTTTCCTCCTCCACTCTCCGCCTCGTTATCCGGTTTTTTGTCGTCTTGAACTTCGGTAGCCATGAACGAATTTCACAAGAAAATGAAGCTGAATTAATGGAGGTTAATCAAAACCCTAGCTTAGCAAGAATGAAACCCTAGAATCAGCGAAAGTGACAGTAAAGATCGGAAAGTGAGAGAAGGGATATGTGATTTGGTGGGAAATCTTAGGGGGAAAGGAAATTGGGAGAAGATATATAAATGGTGGGGAAATTGGAGAGGGAAATGAATGGATCGATGTGAGAATTGAGGGGGGAACGGTATTTTTAGGAGCTCAATTTTTTGGCTAAGGGCGGGCTGTGTTTTTGCATTTGCGGGTTCAAATTTTCATGTCAAAATATTTCGTATAAATCACTCCGCGGGTATTGGAATTTGGGTACTCTAAATTTTGCTCAAATCACATAGGTTTTAGTAAATAGGGTAATTTGTGAAGTTATTAACTTTTATGTAATCATTTTTATATGGTATGATTTAACAGGATgagaattttataattttaatttatcttttataattttatttattttattattattatttttgtccttttgtggtgatttacaaatacGGTTATTAATTAAGAATTATTGAATGGCATATACTTTTCTATTCCCAATTTCCCACCATTTTGCTCGCAAATGCCACGCTTACTCGgtgggcattaaggatacgcCAATACGGTAATTAGGTATTAAGGATGATATAAATAGGCATTGGTATTGTAATTAGGCATTTTAAGATATTGGAATTTGGAAGTAGGCATTAAGGGTATTATAAGTAGGTTAGgtattaaggatatggtaagtagacattaaagataatgtaaatagacatgAAGAACTCAGTATGTAagcattaagctttaatgggttgggcctgAAATACGGTCTCTCAGGAGATCGGCTAAAGTGTCGATGTGTTgaaaatatatttgaagttttaaaatttaCCCAACATTGTAATCGAACCCGATTTAACCCAACTTTAAAgttgatttacaattataaaaaaatatgcaCCAAAAATTCGATTTTAAACCGACTCAAAACACCTTACTCTATCAAGCTGATGACCTGAATAATCATGAGTTTAAGATTTTATTAGACTCTCTTTATATCTTCTTTTACTTTGAGGATctggattatttaaaaaaaaattattgaatttgaatctaaaaaataaatgggattGGGTTTGGGTTAGAGTGTTCATGCTCAAACTTGACCCAAATCCTATATCAGAGGCATTTCAGACCTATATGGCCATGCCTATTAGATCTGCTAGACTCGCTATAGACTCGACCTATTACTCAatctaaaatcaattttaaattttttctaaacctatttttatatttatttgtacTTAATTTAGCCTTATACACACATATAGACTCATTTTAGTactaatgaaattttaatttgattaattaaatcAAGATTCATATAGGACTCAGTTAGGACCATTGACACGTCAATATAGCCTTTGTGTTGTGTTGATGTTGGATTTCATAACTCAAAggcaaaaaattacaaaaaataaacttcAATAATGTATTTTTTCCAAAGACTTAACTTGAAAGTTGTAGTTCGcaaattattaaagtaataaGACTATACACAAACAAAATAGTGGGCGAGGAAAGATTCTTGATAGTGGCACTGAGTATTATGTGGAATGGAAAATTTTAGTTTCATAATCTCATGAGAATGACATAACacactttataaaaaaaattagcaataAAACTCATTATCATTACCATCATTTTATACATTAACAACACATTTGATTATTGGTACCAAATGACGATAATCAAAATGAAGTGTGATGTAAATTTCCAAAGAAATGTGACATATTATCTTCATGGTgataaaacttaaatcataaataaaacttaaatcataaAGTTTTATTTGTACACAATGCATTACTACCTAATCAGCAAATGTAAAtgcattgaaataaattttataaaggtaATCATTAAAATAACACAATATGACCATTAAATTTGTCGGTATTTTTTCTACTAAATTTATACTCATTTTTATTGCCATTCATTCAATTATATATCATTTAGTAccaaaaatcaaacttaaaaaaaaattagagaaaagagatCAGATGATGTAGGAACCTTCACAAGCCGCCAATTCTCTTTCCACAAATTCCATCTTTTACGACACTATGAATGACAGTACTTCTTGACTTCTACTACTTTTGTTACCTATGTATTGTCAATTGTTATCTTTCACTTAATTTGCTTCTAtcttattttaatctatttaaataaattcactttatattttgtaaggaatatgactatattatttttactctatatttttaaaattttaaaatatttcactgATTTGACTATAATAGATGAAAACAATCATAGTCAGCAATTTAATATCTCGCACAAGTCAAGGTACGGAAAAAGAAGGGCAATGAATATGACTTGTGCGCTGTACTAAATTGCTTACTATAACTATTTTCACCCATTATAGTCAATCTCTTAAACTTTATGCCAAAAGCCAATAAAACTAAATGACTATAACAAAAAGTATTATTCTTCCACATCTTAGAAAATTATTCCATCTACAAGTACCTTTCcattttctctctttctctcaagCACACTATATTTATTACCCATCTATGAATTTTCCATTTTCATCAACACCCTTAGACAACTAAACTTTCTCATTATCAAACATGAATATTCCTCAAAATCCCATCTCTTCATGTTTGTTTGATGTTTACCAAAATGAGCTTATTGGGATGAATAATGAGATGCAAATGGATCATTTCTTGCATGACTTTCATGGGAAAGATTTAGTTCCTCAAGTGGGACCTTCTAATGGTGgcattaaagaaattaaaaaggataataaagagaagaaaataaaaaggcATAGATATGCATTTCATACAAGAACACAAGTTGATATCCTTGATGATGGTTATCGTTGGAGGAAATATGGCCAAAAAGCTGTCAAGAACAATAAGTTCCCtaggtaattattattattattattattattattattattattcataaagatttacgattttatgtggataatatatatttgtttaatattttttatttacttgatTAGATGACAAATTAAGTAGTTATAAAAGTAAACACGATAAAAGATTGCaggttataattttatttttcgtaGTTTCAAATGAAATAGCAGGAGATTACATGTTGCATGTGAGAGGTGTGACAAGGTATATAACATATTGCGTGACTATAATCTTCATCGTAGTTAGTTCTAGGCACATTATGAATGCTCGACCGCTAAGGGccccaaattaattttaaaatgcatTTTTTGTATAATTATGTTTTGCGGTTTATAATTTATTGTTTGCTCTTAATAGAATCATTGGAtatgaaatgaattttatgtttttcttgCTGTTTGTGAACAAATATACAAGCAGGATCTATTTCATTTTATACATTTTGgtgttaaatatttttatagatGCACTTTTCTTATGTAATATgttatacaaaaaaaatcaacatagcATTATAAAGAGTTGTGTTTATTTGTACCAATCTAATAAGTAGATTTTTCCCAAGACAAAGGTTTTAAATCTTACtattttttgtttcaaatttacatatttataaaacttttttttttatcattattatctgaAGAAATGATAGAGTTGGGTGAGaataaaacttatatttttttctaaaaaatagtatttattCTCTAACTGAGACaaaatcatttgatttttattttatgtaatgcatacacttttcaaaaaacgaatgctAATGcacattttctaattttaatatctttggttatttataagtaaaaattctaaaaattgaatgtattgaaattatatattaaaaataatttgaaaataaagatCAAAGTAAGACTTGTGAATATAGTGTAAAGCTCAAACTAATTTTATTTGgctacaattttttattttatgttatataatttcgtattatattatgatttttaatctaATAACTCGAATCATATTGTTGGCTTGTTGCAGTTTGCAGCACGCCAAAGCACTTGTTATAATCAACAAAGTCATCCCACGTGATGTGATCATATATAACTGATGGGTTTGATTAGGAAGACGTACAGTAATATTAATTAGCTACGTCTTCGTATTCATTATTATGCATGCCCTAATTATTCAATGCAAGAACTAATTAATTAAGACTACTCAATTTATATTTGAATAATGATAGTCGCCTGGTTAGGTCACCCATGCATTAGAATTTAGAACACTATCCGCCTATAGAGTTCGGGTggggtttttctttttttctaaaaaattttacCTATTTTCTTAAAAAGGAGTAAAGAGAAATGCGCGCAGTTAAGAAACTTCCCTAACTGATACCTGCGCATAGTAGGAGTTGAACTCTAAACCTTTTGCTCCACGTGCAGATGTTCTATCCATTGAATCACAAGCGCTTTTCGTTATTGGCCTATTTGATTGTCAGTATTAAATCAATGGTAATTTATAAAATGATTAgtagtataaatttttatacaatttaacaTGTTATTTTCAAGGTAATAAAAACCTTAACATTTGAAATCGtgatttcaaatgataatgtaTTTAAAAGAATGTTGTGAAGAAATGAGATAATTGAATGACCAAATAACATGatcattaaacttgtcaagaaaTTTTCTACTAAAATCACACTAACTTTTTATTACACTCGAATCATTTAATATTGGCATCAAGGAACAAAGTCAACCACAACTTAGTGATGGTTAAGAActcagaatatattatatactctaatatatCCCTCACACTAGAgccttgaataatccaatttaagTAAGAGGTGGTTGAAATTCAAACccatgacctcttgtcacgctgaGTTCTGATGTCTTGTCAAGGAACTaactcaatttaaaatttaatctgaTGATTGAGGACCCATGATATGTTAAATGTTGTAACACACCCCTCACATGAGAGTCCTTTAAGCTAGGATGCAACACATACCCTTTTCATACATGGCAATGAGTATTAGTGATGGGTGATTAAGATTCAAACATGTCATCTCTTATCATGTTGGCATTTGATACTATATCAAAGCttcaattcaactaaaagtttaagctgatggttaaggaCCCAAATTGTGTTATAAACTCTAACAACCAAACAAACTTTATATGTTAAGTGATTTGATGAGTATTAAtgtgtactataattagcagAAGCTACTATAGATGCACACATGGAGGATGTAACGTAAAGAAGCAAGTTCAAAGACTAACAAAAGATGAAGAGGTGGTTGTGACTACGTATGAAGGTGTGCATACTCACCCAATTGAGAAGTCTACTGATAATTTCGAACACATTCTTAAGCAAATGCATATTTATGTTCCTCATTAATATAATCAACGAACATACATGGATCCAACAACCATTTTTACAAGGGAACATAAAAGAATCCAACAATCATAACATCTGTTTGAATTGATTCTGTTATTGAGTCTAGAATCAGTTTAAACCTGGTTTATATTATTCTGATTAAGGTTTCTATAGGGGCTCTATAGCTCCCTTAACCTTCTAATTCTATTATGTATTCCTCTCACTCcttacatattaataaaaatatgatttttcttTAATTGGTGATGTAGCTAATACATTATTAGTTTACCACGTTAAACTTCTGCATGTTATGTATTGTTTGTTGAGTATTTAGAGCACATAGGACTTTATCCAAAGGCTTAAACTATAAAACTAAGCAAAAATGTAACAACGAAAACCAAATAGCGAAGTTGACCCATGCTGCTAGTTCGAGCATTGCTGCTCTGGCCTGGAAGTTTGCTTGAAAACCTTCTGTTTGATGTTTTTGCgtttgctcgttcgagcactttgGGTGCTTATTCGAGCACTTAGGAATTTTCGCGTCAAAAAGTTTCTGAAAAGTTATTTGGGtcgtgctcgttcgagcacctcAGAACAGTGCTTCTATTTGTGAAACGAAACTTTATTTCTTGGAGTAAAGTGTTGTTATAAATGAATGTTTTACATCATAACAAACTGATAATCATCAGTTATCATTGATGTATGGTTTTGGATGAATCCATATGTCACTtcaactctataaataagaatGAATGCATGAAAATCATTTACATCTTTGAAAATTAATTCTATCATCTTTCTCTCAATCTCTTGAAACATagaagagagtaattaactcttttattgttttctgattttaatctttacaaaaacacataattattTAGTTCAATCGGTTCGTACTAATCGGTTGATATGATTGATTATATCTCGTTGTGAATTTCCGGTCTTATAACCCAATTAcctttgtgggggaaatatcacaaaaggaaagtaTCGTAGTCTCCTTCAATCTATATCAAGAAATCTGGTGACGTTCATCGTCGCAAACTAATCTTCTTTACGGTGTTGTTCATTTCATGGTTCATTCAAAGTAAGGAGTCCATTGTCATATGCAAAGGTTCCgcattattatttctaatattattttttatagcaCCCATGGTGAATTAAAATCGTACCATATTAAAACCGTACTCGTGGCGAATTAGAACCGCACCATATTAAAACTGTTGATAATGGGTGACTCAAATTGAGTCTTTCCATTATATGAAGAAGATAAAGTATCAAGAATAGGTCCAAGAGGTGCGTTGACTGGAAATTAAATACGCAGGGGTCGATTTCTAGCAAGTAGCAATTAGTCGTCGCTCGGGCTTATATGGAAAACGACGAGTCGTCGCAATAAATAGTTTTGGAAAAGTTTGGGTCAGAGACTTGCAACGAGTCGCTGCTCATGGGCGATAACTCATCGCTTCTTGCGGGTTTTGTGGGAAGTTATTTTTGCTCGGGATTTTTGATGGTTATTTTGTTCTTTGAAGTCCAAGCCTCTTCTTTTTGGGAGTTTAGTACAAATACCCTTTCTTTTAGGGTTAGAATTTGAAGTCACACATTAAAATTAAGAGATATCACAAGAGAGCAATTGTAAATTCATCTTGTAATTCTTTGTAGgttcatagtgaaattattcgTTCTCGATGCTGGTGGATGTAGATATCACATTggtagtgaaccacgttaaatatCTGGTGtcatttcttattgtttgcattgaatttttttttattattgtgtatcGATTGTTGCTTTCGCAGTCGCACAATAAAAACCATATTCACGGTGAATTAAAATCGTACCATATTacaatatttgtttattttggagAGATGTGTATCCTCAACATGTAAGAGCCGGAGAGAAGCTGAATTAATTATTTCTACAAGTGTTGAGGATTAAAATCGtactatattaaaaaattgtagaGAGAAACCATTTAGTCAACTGgttgatcatcatcatcctacccagtatatcccgaTCATGGAAAACTAAGGTCCGGGTTTAGGGAGGAAAAGACGGCggtaactcatacccataaagagagcgcgaccaaaggagtcccctgGCTCAAGGAAGATAAAAAGACGTGATATCATGTGAAAGATAACTTAAAAGGCCTTAAAAAAAAGGAGTTATGTTTGGTTGAAAAAAATCAACCACATAGGAGTTTAAATTTCCAAGGAGAGTTGATACCTACaaggagttaaatcatcatgcTTTCTCCTTAGTTATTGAAAATTAGATAATCTCCGTGCGATGCatagttttttttcattttgatgtcAAAAACAAATGAATTGAATAGGTCTagtataatattacattaattttaattatttcttaatacaCATTTTACTACATTCATGAAAATTAGAATTCAAACGTTTTTTTACAGTTATCATAATAATGATAAAGCAGTGCGTCATTATAAATTGTATCTATGATATAATTAGCACTATAGTGAACTTTTTTTAGaagtatatttaaaaataatataattaatttgtaaatgaatgaatgttttttaaaataatatagatCAATGGTGCTTTGTAAATCAAAAATCGAAGATAATAATTTGTGCATCTTTATTACATACTactatttattatattgtttttcaaattttaatattatatgttATAGTCCCAACTAAAGTTTTTAATGATGgtcaaattaatcattttataatCATCCTTAACATTTAAGATTCCTATAATCATCCTTATTCAATGACATTATCTTTGCTTAAATGAGGAAAACAGTCTCATGAGAAGATTATAATTCATCAATTTTTTAAGTTGCTTATGTCAGTAGTGTTTtgctttagtatatagtatagatTTATGTATTCATTGTAAATTTTAAGGTGCTAATCCAACACAATTTTTTATGAATTGTATAAAGTAAGTGATAACCTAGAAAAATACAACTTGTATTGATCGATTAAATTCCAATGTCAACCAAATGAGTCCTATATCAAAACATATGTTCCTATATGTAATTTttgaagtataaaataaaattctacatgatcgtttattcttatattatattaacgacaataaataaaataacattgcaCGAGGATTGAATAATGCCAAAGTTGATTTTGAAGCAACTAGAAAACCCAAGGAAGTACGTTTATTACTTAAAGTTGGTTTTGTAATAGCATAATGGCCTTTAAACACCATTTTAAATCAAAATAGCCACTATCTTCACTTGTCATAAGTCATAACCCAAAATTCCAATATTTATCAATATTTATGGACAAGaacaaaaaatatacattaaagggtcataacatattatacataaataaattattcaatATTTTATCCAAAGAGTAGTTGAAAGAAAAATGGTATGGTTGAACTAAGCTACAGGTAAGGTGTTCATTGGAACATTGGCCAGTTGGTTTCGAGTCGGTTCAAAATTAAGTCTTACGTCTATAGTGAATTTTTATATTGTATGTGTAAAATATTAGCCATTAGTAATTCAGGCAGAAAATCATCTAGGAGGATTAAATCAGAAAATCTAGGAGCTTAATAATAAGGAATCTGGAAAGATTGAAGAGGACATGAACGTACATCAAGAATATTAGTGCATGAAATGATCACGTAGGGTTATGAGGAGAATTGTCCACTATTGAAGTTGATACAAGATAGTGGGACACGTGTGAAGAAGTAAGGAGAGCCATAAACAGAAGAAAAATCACTAAGATGAAGAGgaaatcacacatcaaaagACAACTATAggacatgcaagagaattttcGGGATCGATGAAAAATTAGAAGAAACATTCTACATGTACAATGATGGACTATAAATACTCCTCAAGAAACATTCTACATGTACATTTGTCAAATACAAATTAGAATATGTTCAACAATCATCTTTTCATAAAGACCTCACGTCAAAATAAGTTctaagtagtaatccaccttgTAGCTATTGTGCTCCTGAAAGGACTTATTAGGCAAATTGTATTGGACTGATACTGACTTGGGCGTCAGAGTGGGTCCCCGAAAAAACATTTTGGGCTCTGCTAACCCTTTGTTGCTTCTTATAGGAACAGGTGTATTCAGAAGTGGTCTTACCGCATAATAACTTGGCAAGATAGCAAAGATAGACCTTCAAATCACCAGCATTAATCTTTGGTTAGTCAAAATCAAGAGattaaatttgtaattaattgttcCACAAAAGCAAACAggaacatatataatatataataaattcattttaaaaccaGATTAAAATTCAATTCGATTATAAGATCAA harbors:
- the LOC130799937 gene encoding probable WRKY transcription factor 75, encoding MNIPQNPISSCLFDVYQNELIGMNNEMQMDHFLHDFHGKDLVPQVGPSNGGIKEIKKDNKEKKIKRHRYAFHTRTQVDILDDGYRWRKYGQKAVKNNKFPRSYYRCTHGGCNVKKQVQRLTKDEEVVVTTYEGVHTHPIEKSTDNFEHILKQMHIYVPH